In Ciconia boyciana chromosome 3, ASM3463844v1, whole genome shotgun sequence, a genomic segment contains:
- the BMP2 gene encoding bone morphogenetic protein 2 isoform X1 codes for MVAATRSLLALLLCQVLLGGAAGLMPEVGRRRFSDPGRAASAAQRPEDLLSEFELRLLHMFGLKRRPSPGKDVVIPPYMLDLYRLHAGQQLGQPPALGYPLERAASRANTVRSFHHEEVLEELPETSGKTARRFFFNLTSIPNEESITSAELQIFRKQVHGGFENNSSYHHRINIYEIIKPAAATSKDPVTRLLDTRLVHHNASKWESFDVTPAVLRWIAHGQPNHGFVVEVVHLDKENSASKRHVRISRSLHQDEDSWSQLRPLLVTFGHDGKGHPLHKREKRQAKHKQRKRHKYSCKRHPLYVDFNDVGWNDWIVAPPGYSAFYCHGECPFPLADHLNSTNHAIVQTLVNSVNSKIPKACCVPTELSAISMLYLDENEKVVLKNYQDMVVEGCGCR; via the exons ATGGTTGCCGCGACCCGCTCCCTCCTGgcgctgctgctctgccaggtgctgctgggcggcgcggccggcctCATGCCGGAGGTGGGCCGGCGGCGCTTCAGCGAcccgggccgcgccgcctcGGCCGCGCAGCGCCCCGAGGACCTCCTCAGCGAGTTCGAGCTGCGCCTGCTCCACATGTTCGGGCTGAAGCGGCGGCCCAGCCCCGGCAAGGACGTCGTCATCCCCCCCTACATGCTGGACCTCTACCGCCTGCACGCgggccagcagctggggcagccgcCGGCCCTCGGCTACCCGCTGGAGCGGGCCGCCAGCCGCGCCAACACCGTCCGCAGCTTCCACCACGAAG AAGTTTTGGAAGAACTGCCAGAAACAAGTGGGAAAACAGCACGGCgtttcttctttaatttaaCTTCCATCCCTAATGAGGAGTCTATCACCTCAGCTGAACTCCAGATTTTTCGGAAACAGGTGCACGGAGGCTTTGAGAACAACAGCAGCTACCATCACCgtattaatatttatgaaattataAAGCCAGCCGCAGCCACCTCTAAGGACCCTGTCACAAGACTTTTGGACACCAGGTTGGTGCATCATAATGCAAGTAAATGGGAAAGTTTTGATGTAACGCCAGCTGTTTTGAGGTGGATTGCACATGGACAACCTAATCATGGGTTTGTGGTAGAGGTGGTTCACTTGGACAAAGAGAACAGTGCCTCCAAGAGGCACGTTAGGATTAGCAGGTCTTTACATCAGGATGAAGATAGCTGGTCTCAGCTCAGGCCATTATTAGTAACGTTTGGGCATGATGGCAAGGGACACCCGcttcataaaagagaaaagcgTCAAGCGAAACACAAACAGCGTAAACGCCACAAATACAGTTGCAAAAGGCATCCGTTATATGTGGACTTCAATGATGTGGGGTGGAATGACTGGATTGTTGCCCCACCGGGGTATAGTGCCTTTTACTGCCATGGGGAATGTCCTTTTCCACTGGCAGATCATCTAAACTCAACAAACCATGCCATTGTTCAGACTTTGGTCAATTCAGTGAATTCCAAAATCCCCAAGGCTTGCTGTGTGCCGACAGAACTGAGTGCTATTTCCATGCTCTACCTTGATGAGAATGAAAAAGTTGTATTAAAGAACTATCAAGATATGGTTGTGGAGGGTTGTGGGTGCCGCTAA